The following proteins are encoded in a genomic region of Populus nigra chromosome 16, ddPopNigr1.1, whole genome shotgun sequence:
- the LOC133675861 gene encoding membrane steroid-binding protein 1: MALELWETLKEAITAYTGLSPATFFTVVALGLAAYYVISGFFGGSDNHQHVPRQYEEQMQPLPPPVQLGEVTEEELKQYDGTDSKKPLLMAIKGQIYDVSQSRMFYGPGGPYALFAGKDASRALAKMSFEDKDLTGDVSGLGPFELEALQDWEYKFMSKYEKVGTIKKTVPVTDGTSTSEPAAEATESDASKPAEDGPAAPAHVETPAVAESKEE; encoded by the exons ATGGCTTTGGAACTATGGGAAACACTGAAAGAAGCCATAACAGCATACACAGGACTATCACCAGCAACTTTCTTTACAGTTGTAGCTTTAGGGTTAGCCGCTTATTATGTGATATCAGGTTTTTTTGGTGGGTCTGATAATCATCAACATGTTCCAAGACAATATGAAGAGCAGATGCAACCTTTACCTCCACCTGTTCAACTCGGTGAAGTCACCGAAGAAGAACTAAAACAGTATGATGGTACTGACTCTAAAAAGCCTTTGCTTATGGCTATTAAGGGTCAGATCTATGATGTTTCTCAAAGCAG GATGTTTTATGGACCTGGCGGACCTTATGCATTGTTTGCTGGCAAGGATGCTAGCAGGGCTCTAGCAAAGATgtcttttgaagataaagatttAACCGGTGATGTCTCTGGTCTTGGTCCATTTGAATTGGAAGCCTTGCAGGACTGGGAATACAAGTTCATGAGCAAATATGAAAAGGTTGGGACAATCAAGAAAACAGTTCCAGTAACTGATGGAACCTCCACCAGTGAACCTGCTGCAGAGGCTACAGAAAGTGATGCTTCTAAGCCAGCTGAAGATGGTCCAGCAGCTCCTGCACATGTCGAAACCCCCGCTGTTGCTGAATCCAAGGAGGAATAG
- the LOC133676238 gene encoding methyl-CpG-binding domain-containing protein 13 isoform X1 has protein sequence MGDPKSDDWLPEGWRVEVKVRDSGKKDKFYFPPTGGFRFNSKIEVSRYLNGSHPKSEEKEGSNDQWSSNKVVIEKTVPEGLPLGWTKEIKVTKKGGRIRRDPFYTDPVSGCVFRSMKDAHRYIESDVVGRLAFKRNRKDNCVVELEDDKTCSPAVAEKQDSEVNETPSPVTGDQSLKACEIAKHEQILNSASTEECVIVSEHTSDQYESVAKKQKLEVNRTQSSIISDHSLKSCKIAKDEQTLNLASAGEYTTVSEHASNQCVSVAKKQKLEVSGMPSPIISDQTWKSCVIAKDEQIHDSASRGECKAVSEHTSDQCVSATKKQQLTVDRNPSSIISDQSLKSCGISKDKQRLPSASTGECTAVSKHTLIQCGVGTESSSSEFPEDKGSNRTEEKCDFVRTSFVEDPSHGVPEDKLLLEVGETRKEIKRAGLRKSKNKNDINLPRRASKRLAGIPPAPTPELKAITRVRRAAVQPGNEIIASTSEQASCGELDTELNTKNAFDTSKSTERPLESNESKHGIVDMEHAGKAGSGKERNEKHECAVVSSPGKLASAEHGGKIETANNSGEKPGLPFDLPLEELWQDPCIAFAIKTLTGAPVNSDSIKVSPGSSNNEFVGMAALDEHAGKEDIGNNGNLFIPEHARGVETSSKADEKPVSPLNLPFADAWSDPCIEFAIKTLTGAIPLDFDVIQDCLPQQAGSLQQQQSSGFTLPNVGEFCQAEFLCQQFGTSEKPSFNQAALVGPALPHTKHVNLGYSAGSSRRQHSEERSNKRRR, from the exons ATGGGGGATCCTAAATCCGATGACTGGTTGCCAGAAGGTTGGAGGGTAGAAGTTAAAGTGAGAGATAGCGGTAAAAAAGATAAG TTTTATTTTCCTCCCACGGGTGGATTCAGATTCAACTCCAAGATTGAGGTATCTCGCTATCTCAACGGAAGCCATCCTAAATctgaagaaaaggaaggaagcaATGACCAGTGGTCCTCAAACAAG GTTGTAATCGAGAAGACTGTACCAGAAGGGTTACCTCTGGGATGGACCAAGGAAATCAAAGTAACAAAGAAAGGTGGCAGAATCAGAAGAGACCCG TTTTACACTGACCCTGTAAGTGGATGTGTTTTCCGCTCAATGAAGGATGCCCATCGCTACATTGAAAGTGATGTGGTAGGAAGGCTGGCATTCAAGCGAAACCGCAAAGACAACTGTGTTGTAGAGTTGGAAGATGATAAAACCTGT TCACCAGCTGTAGCCGAGAAACAAGATTCGGAAGTCAATGAAACACCGAGTCCAGTTACAGGTGACCAGAGCTTGAAGGCATGTGAAATTGCAAAACATGAACAGATACTCAATTCGGCCTCTACAGAAGAGTGCGTAATTGTCTCTGAACATACTTCTGATCAGTATGAGTCAGTAGCCAAGAAACAAAAGTTGGAAGTCAACCGAACACAAAGTTCAATTATAAGTGACCATAGCTTGAAGTCATGCAAAATAGCTAAAGATGAACAGACACTTAACTTGGCCTCTGCAGGAGAATACACAACTGTCTCTGAGCATGCTTCTAATCAGTGTGTCTCTGTagccaagaaacaaaaattggaAGTCAGTGGAATGCCAAGTCCAATTATAAGTGACCAGACCTGGAAGTCATGTGTAATTGCTAAAGATGAACAGATACATGATTCAGCCTCTAGAGGAGAATGCAAGGCTGTCTCTGAGCATACTTCTGATCAGTGTGTGTCTGCAACTAAGAAACAACAGTTGACAGTTGACAGAAATCCAAGTTCAATTATAAGTGACCAGAGCTTGAAGTCATGTGGAATTTCTAAGGACAAACAGAGACTTCCTTCAGCCTCTACAGGAGAATGCACAGCTGTCTCCAAGCATACTCTTATCCAGT GTGGAGTAGGAACTGAATCAAGCAGCTCAGAATTTCCTGAGGATAAGGGTTCCAACCGGACAGAAGAGAAGTGTGATTTTGTTAGGACTTCATTCGTTGAAGATCCTTCACATGGTGTTCCAGAGGATAAACTACTATTGGAAGTTGGGGAGACaagaaaggaaattaaaagGGCTGGATTAAGAAAAtccaagaataaaaatgatatcaACCTTCCTCGTCGGGCCTCAAAGCGTCTTGCTGGCATTCCACCAGCTCCAACGCCAGAACTGAAGGCAATAACTCGAGTTCGTCGAGCTGCAGTTCAACCAGGTAATGAGATAATTGCTAGTACAAGTGAGCAGGCTTCCTGTGGTGAGCTTGACACTGAGCTGAATACAAAGAATGCATTTGACACCTCCAAAAGCACAGAAAGGCCATTGGAGTCAAATGAAAGCAAGCATGGTATTGTGGATATGGAGCATGCTGGAAAGGCAGGATCAGGAAAGGAGAGGAACGAGAAGCATGAATGTGCTGTTGTTTCATCTCCTGGTAAACTCGCTTCTGCAGAACATGGTGGAAAGATTGAAACTGCCAATAATAGTGGTGAGAAGCCAGGACTGCCTTTTGACCTGCCACTTGAGGAGTTATGGCAAGATCCATGCATTGCCTTTGCAATAAAAACTCTCACTGGCGCTCCTGTTAATTCCGATAGCATTAAAGTGTCACCAGGTTCAAGCAATAATGAATTTGTGGGCATGGCTGCTTTGGATGAGCATGCTGGGAAGGAAGACATTGGGAATAATGGAAATCTGTTTATTCCAGAACATGCTAGAGGGGTTGAAACTAGCAGCAAGGCTGACGAGAAGCCAGTATCTCCTCTCAACTTGCCTTTTGCTGATGCTTGGTCAGACCCCTGCATTGAATTTGCAATAAAAACTCTCACAGGTGCCATTCCACTGGACTTTGATGTGATTCAGGATTGCCTTCCGCAGCAAGCTGGCTCTTTGCAACAGCAACAGAGTAGTGGCTTCACCTTGCCAAATGTAGGTGAGTTTTGCCAAGCTGAATTTTTGTGCCAGCAATTCGGCACTTCAGAGAAGCCTTCATTTAATCAAGCAGCTTTGGTAGGGCCTGCATTGCCGCACACTAAACATGTTAATTTAGGATACTCAGCTGGATCTAGTCGACGCCAGCATAGCGAAGAAAGAAGCAATAAACGTAGAAGATAA
- the LOC133676238 gene encoding methyl-CpG-binding domain-containing protein 13 isoform X2 codes for MGDPKSDDWLPEGWRVEVKVRDSGKKDKFYFPPTGGFRFNSKIEVSRYLNGSHPKSEEKEGSNDQWSSNKVVIEKTVPEGLPLGWTKEIKVTKKGGRIRRDPSPAVAEKQDSEVNETPSPVTGDQSLKACEIAKHEQILNSASTEECVIVSEHTSDQYESVAKKQKLEVNRTQSSIISDHSLKSCKIAKDEQTLNLASAGEYTTVSEHASNQCVSVAKKQKLEVSGMPSPIISDQTWKSCVIAKDEQIHDSASRGECKAVSEHTSDQCVSATKKQQLTVDRNPSSIISDQSLKSCGISKDKQRLPSASTGECTAVSKHTLIQCGVGTESSSSEFPEDKGSNRTEEKCDFVRTSFVEDPSHGVPEDKLLLEVGETRKEIKRAGLRKSKNKNDINLPRRASKRLAGIPPAPTPELKAITRVRRAAVQPGNEIIASTSEQASCGELDTELNTKNAFDTSKSTERPLESNESKHGIVDMEHAGKAGSGKERNEKHECAVVSSPGKLASAEHGGKIETANNSGEKPGLPFDLPLEELWQDPCIAFAIKTLTGAPVNSDSIKVSPGSSNNEFVGMAALDEHAGKEDIGNNGNLFIPEHARGVETSSKADEKPVSPLNLPFADAWSDPCIEFAIKTLTGAIPLDFDVIQDCLPQQAGSLQQQQSSGFTLPNVGEFCQAEFLCQQFGTSEKPSFNQAALVGPALPHTKHVNLGYSAGSSRRQHSEERSNKRRR; via the exons ATGGGGGATCCTAAATCCGATGACTGGTTGCCAGAAGGTTGGAGGGTAGAAGTTAAAGTGAGAGATAGCGGTAAAAAAGATAAG TTTTATTTTCCTCCCACGGGTGGATTCAGATTCAACTCCAAGATTGAGGTATCTCGCTATCTCAACGGAAGCCATCCTAAATctgaagaaaaggaaggaagcaATGACCAGTGGTCCTCAAACAAG GTTGTAATCGAGAAGACTGTACCAGAAGGGTTACCTCTGGGATGGACCAAGGAAATCAAAGTAACAAAGAAAGGTGGCAGAATCAGAAGAGACCCG TCACCAGCTGTAGCCGAGAAACAAGATTCGGAAGTCAATGAAACACCGAGTCCAGTTACAGGTGACCAGAGCTTGAAGGCATGTGAAATTGCAAAACATGAACAGATACTCAATTCGGCCTCTACAGAAGAGTGCGTAATTGTCTCTGAACATACTTCTGATCAGTATGAGTCAGTAGCCAAGAAACAAAAGTTGGAAGTCAACCGAACACAAAGTTCAATTATAAGTGACCATAGCTTGAAGTCATGCAAAATAGCTAAAGATGAACAGACACTTAACTTGGCCTCTGCAGGAGAATACACAACTGTCTCTGAGCATGCTTCTAATCAGTGTGTCTCTGTagccaagaaacaaaaattggaAGTCAGTGGAATGCCAAGTCCAATTATAAGTGACCAGACCTGGAAGTCATGTGTAATTGCTAAAGATGAACAGATACATGATTCAGCCTCTAGAGGAGAATGCAAGGCTGTCTCTGAGCATACTTCTGATCAGTGTGTGTCTGCAACTAAGAAACAACAGTTGACAGTTGACAGAAATCCAAGTTCAATTATAAGTGACCAGAGCTTGAAGTCATGTGGAATTTCTAAGGACAAACAGAGACTTCCTTCAGCCTCTACAGGAGAATGCACAGCTGTCTCCAAGCATACTCTTATCCAGT GTGGAGTAGGAACTGAATCAAGCAGCTCAGAATTTCCTGAGGATAAGGGTTCCAACCGGACAGAAGAGAAGTGTGATTTTGTTAGGACTTCATTCGTTGAAGATCCTTCACATGGTGTTCCAGAGGATAAACTACTATTGGAAGTTGGGGAGACaagaaaggaaattaaaagGGCTGGATTAAGAAAAtccaagaataaaaatgatatcaACCTTCCTCGTCGGGCCTCAAAGCGTCTTGCTGGCATTCCACCAGCTCCAACGCCAGAACTGAAGGCAATAACTCGAGTTCGTCGAGCTGCAGTTCAACCAGGTAATGAGATAATTGCTAGTACAAGTGAGCAGGCTTCCTGTGGTGAGCTTGACACTGAGCTGAATACAAAGAATGCATTTGACACCTCCAAAAGCACAGAAAGGCCATTGGAGTCAAATGAAAGCAAGCATGGTATTGTGGATATGGAGCATGCTGGAAAGGCAGGATCAGGAAAGGAGAGGAACGAGAAGCATGAATGTGCTGTTGTTTCATCTCCTGGTAAACTCGCTTCTGCAGAACATGGTGGAAAGATTGAAACTGCCAATAATAGTGGTGAGAAGCCAGGACTGCCTTTTGACCTGCCACTTGAGGAGTTATGGCAAGATCCATGCATTGCCTTTGCAATAAAAACTCTCACTGGCGCTCCTGTTAATTCCGATAGCATTAAAGTGTCACCAGGTTCAAGCAATAATGAATTTGTGGGCATGGCTGCTTTGGATGAGCATGCTGGGAAGGAAGACATTGGGAATAATGGAAATCTGTTTATTCCAGAACATGCTAGAGGGGTTGAAACTAGCAGCAAGGCTGACGAGAAGCCAGTATCTCCTCTCAACTTGCCTTTTGCTGATGCTTGGTCAGACCCCTGCATTGAATTTGCAATAAAAACTCTCACAGGTGCCATTCCACTGGACTTTGATGTGATTCAGGATTGCCTTCCGCAGCAAGCTGGCTCTTTGCAACAGCAACAGAGTAGTGGCTTCACCTTGCCAAATGTAGGTGAGTTTTGCCAAGCTGAATTTTTGTGCCAGCAATTCGGCACTTCAGAGAAGCCTTCATTTAATCAAGCAGCTTTGGTAGGGCCTGCATTGCCGCACACTAAACATGTTAATTTAGGATACTCAGCTGGATCTAGTCGACGCCAGCATAGCGAAGAAAGAAGCAATAAACGTAGAAGATAA
- the LOC133676238 gene encoding methyl-CpG-binding domain-containing protein 13 isoform X3, protein MKDAHRYIESDVVGRLAFKRNRKDNCVVELEDDKTCSPAVAEKQDSEVNETPSPVTGDQSLKACEIAKHEQILNSASTEECVIVSEHTSDQYESVAKKQKLEVNRTQSSIISDHSLKSCKIAKDEQTLNLASAGEYTTVSEHASNQCVSVAKKQKLEVSGMPSPIISDQTWKSCVIAKDEQIHDSASRGECKAVSEHTSDQCVSATKKQQLTVDRNPSSIISDQSLKSCGISKDKQRLPSASTGECTAVSKHTLIQCGVGTESSSSEFPEDKGSNRTEEKCDFVRTSFVEDPSHGVPEDKLLLEVGETRKEIKRAGLRKSKNKNDINLPRRASKRLAGIPPAPTPELKAITRVRRAAVQPGNEIIASTSEQASCGELDTELNTKNAFDTSKSTERPLESNESKHGIVDMEHAGKAGSGKERNEKHECAVVSSPGKLASAEHGGKIETANNSGEKPGLPFDLPLEELWQDPCIAFAIKTLTGAPVNSDSIKVSPGSSNNEFVGMAALDEHAGKEDIGNNGNLFIPEHARGVETSSKADEKPVSPLNLPFADAWSDPCIEFAIKTLTGAIPLDFDVIQDCLPQQAGSLQQQQSSGFTLPNVGEFCQAEFLCQQFGTSEKPSFNQAALVGPALPHTKHVNLGYSAGSSRRQHSEERSNKRRR, encoded by the exons ATGAAGGATGCCCATCGCTACATTGAAAGTGATGTGGTAGGAAGGCTGGCATTCAAGCGAAACCGCAAAGACAACTGTGTTGTAGAGTTGGAAGATGATAAAACCTGT TCACCAGCTGTAGCCGAGAAACAAGATTCGGAAGTCAATGAAACACCGAGTCCAGTTACAGGTGACCAGAGCTTGAAGGCATGTGAAATTGCAAAACATGAACAGATACTCAATTCGGCCTCTACAGAAGAGTGCGTAATTGTCTCTGAACATACTTCTGATCAGTATGAGTCAGTAGCCAAGAAACAAAAGTTGGAAGTCAACCGAACACAAAGTTCAATTATAAGTGACCATAGCTTGAAGTCATGCAAAATAGCTAAAGATGAACAGACACTTAACTTGGCCTCTGCAGGAGAATACACAACTGTCTCTGAGCATGCTTCTAATCAGTGTGTCTCTGTagccaagaaacaaaaattggaAGTCAGTGGAATGCCAAGTCCAATTATAAGTGACCAGACCTGGAAGTCATGTGTAATTGCTAAAGATGAACAGATACATGATTCAGCCTCTAGAGGAGAATGCAAGGCTGTCTCTGAGCATACTTCTGATCAGTGTGTGTCTGCAACTAAGAAACAACAGTTGACAGTTGACAGAAATCCAAGTTCAATTATAAGTGACCAGAGCTTGAAGTCATGTGGAATTTCTAAGGACAAACAGAGACTTCCTTCAGCCTCTACAGGAGAATGCACAGCTGTCTCCAAGCATACTCTTATCCAGT GTGGAGTAGGAACTGAATCAAGCAGCTCAGAATTTCCTGAGGATAAGGGTTCCAACCGGACAGAAGAGAAGTGTGATTTTGTTAGGACTTCATTCGTTGAAGATCCTTCACATGGTGTTCCAGAGGATAAACTACTATTGGAAGTTGGGGAGACaagaaaggaaattaaaagGGCTGGATTAAGAAAAtccaagaataaaaatgatatcaACCTTCCTCGTCGGGCCTCAAAGCGTCTTGCTGGCATTCCACCAGCTCCAACGCCAGAACTGAAGGCAATAACTCGAGTTCGTCGAGCTGCAGTTCAACCAGGTAATGAGATAATTGCTAGTACAAGTGAGCAGGCTTCCTGTGGTGAGCTTGACACTGAGCTGAATACAAAGAATGCATTTGACACCTCCAAAAGCACAGAAAGGCCATTGGAGTCAAATGAAAGCAAGCATGGTATTGTGGATATGGAGCATGCTGGAAAGGCAGGATCAGGAAAGGAGAGGAACGAGAAGCATGAATGTGCTGTTGTTTCATCTCCTGGTAAACTCGCTTCTGCAGAACATGGTGGAAAGATTGAAACTGCCAATAATAGTGGTGAGAAGCCAGGACTGCCTTTTGACCTGCCACTTGAGGAGTTATGGCAAGATCCATGCATTGCCTTTGCAATAAAAACTCTCACTGGCGCTCCTGTTAATTCCGATAGCATTAAAGTGTCACCAGGTTCAAGCAATAATGAATTTGTGGGCATGGCTGCTTTGGATGAGCATGCTGGGAAGGAAGACATTGGGAATAATGGAAATCTGTTTATTCCAGAACATGCTAGAGGGGTTGAAACTAGCAGCAAGGCTGACGAGAAGCCAGTATCTCCTCTCAACTTGCCTTTTGCTGATGCTTGGTCAGACCCCTGCATTGAATTTGCAATAAAAACTCTCACAGGTGCCATTCCACTGGACTTTGATGTGATTCAGGATTGCCTTCCGCAGCAAGCTGGCTCTTTGCAACAGCAACAGAGTAGTGGCTTCACCTTGCCAAATGTAGGTGAGTTTTGCCAAGCTGAATTTTTGTGCCAGCAATTCGGCACTTCAGAGAAGCCTTCATTTAATCAAGCAGCTTTGGTAGGGCCTGCATTGCCGCACACTAAACATGTTAATTTAGGATACTCAGCTGGATCTAGTCGACGCCAGCATAGCGAAGAAAGAAGCAATAAACGTAGAAGATAA
- the LOC133676283 gene encoding uncharacterized protein LOC133676283, giving the protein MQIQVKCSCGAENCREWVVVELQGTVELNPSFFQTHLQNLQIGQLCRLSSSSQESYTFTVGYHELTGSKVTLKKPLLVLKKVKRFMDVDQSDDNNKGDLPSSKVELDVIGIIRHKILFKTRPKALISKLQPLVKERVRPAGHAVPN; this is encoded by the exons atgcaAATCCAAGTGAAGTGTAGCTGTGGAGCAGAGAATTGTCGAGAATGGGTAGTAGTTGAATTACAAGGCACAGTTGAACTTaacccttctttttttcaaacccACCTCCAAAACCTCCAAATTGGCCAACTTTGCAGACTGTCCTCTTCTTCTCAG GAAAGCTATACTTTCACTGTTGGGTATCATGAGTTGACAGGGTCTAAAGTGACCTTGAAGAAGCCATTGTTGGTTTTGAAGAAAGTTAAACGCTTTATGGATGTGGATCAGAGTGATGACAACAACAAGGGTGACTTACCTTCGTCTAAGGTTGAGTTGGATGTTATTGGGATTATCAGGCATAAGATTTTGTTTAAGACAAGACCCAAGGCATTAATATCCA AACTGCAACCGTTGGTGAAGGAAAGAGTCAGACCTGCAGGTCATGCTGTTCCAAACTAA
- the LOC133676279 gene encoding uncharacterized protein LOC133676279 isoform X1 — MFSLFYGLWKYMFSKTELHVLILGIDKAGKTTLLEKLKSVYSNLEGLPPDRIVPTVGLNIGRIEVENSKLLFWDLGGQPGLRSIWEKYYEEAHALIYVIDAACPSRFEDAKYELEKVLRHDELQGAPLLILANKQDLPDSVSADELDRYLDLKKLDERVYMFEAVSAYDGIQTPDHRLIFDCSMGIKESVEWLLEVMERSKRTEMLRARAGVTGPGA, encoded by the exons ATGTTCTCGTTGTTTTATGGCCTTTGGAAGTATATGTTTAGTAAGACAGAGCTTCATGTGCTCATTCTTGGGATCGACAAGGCTGGGAAGACG ACATTGCTGGAGAAACTGAAGTCAGTATACTCAAACTTGGAAGGCCTCCCTCCCGATCGAATTGTCCCAACTGTTGGACTTAATATTGGTCGTATTGAAGTGGAAAATTCAAAACTGTTGTTTTGGGATCTAGGAGGTCAG CCTGGTCTTCGCTCAATTTgggaaaaatattatgaagagGCACATGCTTTGATATATGTAATTGATGCTGCTTGCCCATCCCGTTTTGAAGATGCAAAATATGAGTTGG AAAAAGTTCTTAGGCATGATGAATTGCAGGGAGCCCCTCTTTTGATATTAGCAAACAAGCAG GATCTTCCTGATTCTGTATCGGCAGATGAGCTTGATCGATATCTAGACCTTAAGAAGTTGGATGAAAGGGTTTACATGTTTGAAGCTGTTTCAGCATATGATGG CATCCAAACACCAGATCACAGATTGATATTTGATTGCAGCATGGGGATCAAAGAAAGTGTAGAGTGGCTCTTGGAGGTAATGGAACGAAGCAAGAGAACTGAGATGTTAAGAGCTCGTGCAGGTGTAACAGGCCCTGGTGCTTAG
- the LOC133676279 gene encoding uncharacterized protein LOC133676279 isoform X2 has translation MFSLFYGLWKYMFSKTELHVLILGIDKAGKTTLLEKLKSVYSNLEGLPPDRIVPTVGLNIGRIEVENSKLLFWDLGGQPGLRSIWEKYYEEAHALIYVIDAACPSRFEDAKYELEKVLRHDELQGAPLLILANKQDLPDSVSADELDRYLDLKKLDERVYMFEAVSAYDGMGIKESVEWLLEVMERSKRTEMLRARAGVTGPGA, from the exons ATGTTCTCGTTGTTTTATGGCCTTTGGAAGTATATGTTTAGTAAGACAGAGCTTCATGTGCTCATTCTTGGGATCGACAAGGCTGGGAAGACG ACATTGCTGGAGAAACTGAAGTCAGTATACTCAAACTTGGAAGGCCTCCCTCCCGATCGAATTGTCCCAACTGTTGGACTTAATATTGGTCGTATTGAAGTGGAAAATTCAAAACTGTTGTTTTGGGATCTAGGAGGTCAG CCTGGTCTTCGCTCAATTTgggaaaaatattatgaagagGCACATGCTTTGATATATGTAATTGATGCTGCTTGCCCATCCCGTTTTGAAGATGCAAAATATGAGTTGG AAAAAGTTCTTAGGCATGATGAATTGCAGGGAGCCCCTCTTTTGATATTAGCAAACAAGCAG GATCTTCCTGATTCTGTATCGGCAGATGAGCTTGATCGATATCTAGACCTTAAGAAGTTGGATGAAAGGGTTTACATGTTTGAAGCTGTTTCAGCATATGATGG CATGGGGATCAAAGAAAGTGTAGAGTGGCTCTTGGAGGTAATGGAACGAAGCAAGAGAACTGAGATGTTAAGAGCTCGTGCAGGTGTAACAGGCCCTGGTGCTTAG
- the LOC133676278 gene encoding protein phosphatase inhibitor 2, translated as MIKKQSKSQNEQSKKLLAKQKLAEHFTNRSICSCFVAAKKMKGVKWNEDNLGEIEANKPVRQKITEPKTPYHPMIDVDDDSLSPRGGSFNEVIEDAMRAEDLRSALDIMASSSRNPTKRSSGWTSSEDEADPMEQDEEDSETDRSSSFRELRRAHYDEFRKVKELRRKGSFLEDEDDEENGVEKEGTSSLTAGVRDIEIEEGTATSHKNSSPPANGV; from the exons atgataaaaaaacaaagtaaaagccAAAACGAGCAATCAAAAAAATTGCTAGCAAAACAAAAGTTAGCAGAACATTTCACAAACAG GTCAATCTGCAGCTGTTTCGTAGCCGCCAAAAAGATGAa GGGAGTAAAATGGAACGAGGATAATCTTGGGGAAATTGAAGCAAATAAGCCTGTGAGGCAGAAAATCACCGAACCCAAGACCCCGTATCACCCCATGATTGATGTCGATGATG ATTCTCTTTCTCCAAGGGGGGGCAGCTTTAATGAGGTTATTGAGGATGCAATGCGTGCAGAAGATCTGCGGTCTGCATTGGATATTATGGCATCCTCAAGTAGAAACCCAACTAAACGATCTAGTGGCTGGACATCATCTGAGGATGAGGCTGATCCCATGGAACAAGATGAAGAAG ATTCTGAAACGGATAGAAGTTCAAGTTTTAGGGAGCTTAGACGAGCACATTATGATGAGTTTCGGAAAGTGAAGGAACTAAGGCGGAAGGGTTCTTTCCTAGAGGACGAAGATGACGAGGAGAATGGTGTTGAGAAGGAGGGCACTTCATCATTAACTGCTGGTGTGAGAGATATAGAGATTGAAGAAGGTACTGCAACTTCACATAAAAATTCTTCACCTCCAGCTAATGGGGTTTAG
- the LOC133676280 gene encoding uncharacterized protein LOC133676280, which translates to MGTETPSMSSLASRICNHMASIFAKPTGPHPPPLDLMVTTLTSTAAQNGRVFLYGVGREGLMLKALCMRLAHLGISTHFVFDMTTPPITSNDLLIASAGPGGFSTVDALCSLARSYGATVLLLTAQPDTGSCVKHASVVCYVPAQTMADDKGDGDGGEEKSRPLMPMGSVFEGALFVFFEMVVYKLGEALGQSPEVIRSRHTNLE; encoded by the coding sequence ATGGGGACCGAAACCCCTTCAATGTCCTCTCTAGCCTCACGAATATGCAATCACATGGCCTCCATCTTTGCCAAACCCACTGGCCCCCACCCACCACCCTTAGACCTCATGGTCACCACTCTCACTTCCACGGCAGCCCAAAATGGTCGGGTCTTCCTCTATGGGGTTGGTAGGGAGGGCCTGATGCTCAAGGCTCTATGCATGAGGCTGGCTCACCTTGGCATCTCTACCCACTTTGTCTTTGACATGACAACCCCACCAATCACTTCAAATGACCTCCTCATAGCCTCTGCTGGACCTGGAGGATTCTCTACTGTTGATGCTTTATGCTCACTCGCAAGATCGTATGGTGCTACAGTGTTGTTGTTGACGGCTCAGCCTGATACAGGATCCTGTGTGAAGCATGCTAGCGTGGTTTGTTATGTGCCAGCACAGACCATGGCTGATGACAAGGGTGATGGCGATGGCGGCGAGGAGAAATCTAGGCCTTTAATGCCTATGGGAAGTGTTTTTGAGGGGGCCTTGTTTGTGTTCTTTGAGATGGTTGTTTACAAGTTAGGTGAGGCTTTAGGACAGAGCCCTGAGGTCATTCGATCTCGCCATACCAaccttgaatga
- the LOC133675649 gene encoding uncharacterized protein LOC133675649: protein MDPNISNNSNKSNKTEHNWTNEEHLHFLQSMEASFVRTMLENNGPLLRLDRYLPDSSESTLDLKSQRKKKHGTPDVVGASRTRMEGRVDKRSTRRFSSHHKHYDPSQDQVVPQADIRTNDKDERDLPNVAVAPPPVAPAS from the exons ATGGACCCTAACATctccaacaacagcaacaaaagcaacaaaactGAACATAACTGGACAAACGAGGAACACCTGCACTTCTTGCAATCAATGGAGGCATCGTTTGTCCGTACAATGCTTGAAAACAATGGCCCTCTCCTTCGTCTGGACCGGTACTTGCCTGACAGTTCAGAGTCAACTCTTGATTTGAAATCTCAGAGAAAGAAGAAACATGGCACCCCAG ATGTTGTTGGTGCATCAAGAACAAGAATGGAGGGTAGAGTTGATAAGAGATCAACAAGGAGATTTTCTTCCCACCATAAGCATTATGATCCTTCACAAGATCAG GTGGTCCCACAGGCTGATATCAGAACGAATGACAAAGATGAAAGAGACCTTCCTAATGTAGCAGTTGCACCGCCACCCGTGGCTCCAGCCAGCTGA